In Mercurialis annua linkage group LG6, ddMerAnnu1.2, whole genome shotgun sequence, the following are encoded in one genomic region:
- the LOC126686063 gene encoding uncharacterized protein LOC126686063, with the protein MAANEQPAKPVLQKPPGFRDTNASGGKPIPRPPAVRKAPLPASFQPRRRQKSLTRICCCIFFLIFLLLVILVILAAGFFYIWFDPRLPAFHLQSFKISSLNVTSKLDGTYLNAATVARVEVRNPNSKLKYLYGETNVDITLGGDESTPLGSKILPGFVQNKLNTTSLKIETSMKNELIQDEVGSRLKSGFRSKELVVNVRVKTKVGVDVEGLESGMLGVDVFCGGITLKDIDGGDMPKCGIRTLKWININ; encoded by the exons ATGGCAGCAAACGAGCAACCGGCAAAACCGGTTCTCCAAAAACCGCCTGGTTTCAGAGATACCAACGCCTCTGGCGGCAAACCAATCCCGAGACCGCCCGCGGTCCGAAAAGCCCCGCTTCCAGCGTCATTCCAACCAAGGAGACGGCAAAAAAGCTTAACCCGTATATGCTGCTGCATTTTTTTCCTCATCTTTTTATTACTAGTAATCCTCGTCATACTCGCGGCCGGGTTTTTTTACATCTGGTTCGATCCACGACTCCCTGCTTTTCACCTCCAATCATTCAAGATCTCCTCATTAAACGTCACGTCGAAACTCGACGGAACTTATCTGAACGCGGCCACGGTGGCGAGGGTCGAAGTCAGGAACCCGAATTCCAAGCTAAAATATCTATATGGCGAGACGAATGTGGACATTACATTGGGTGGGGATGAGAGTACGCCATTGGGTTCGAAGATTTTGCCGGGATTCGTTCAGAATAAATTGAATACGACTAGTTTAAAGATCGAGACGAGTATGAAGAACGAGCTGATTCAAGACGAAGTGGGATCGAGATTAAAATCGGGATTTAGAAGTAAAGAACTGGTGGTGAATGTTCGGGTTAAGACTAAAGTTGGAGTGGATGTTGAAGGGTTGGAGAGTGGGATGTTAGGAGTGGATGTGTTTTGTGGTGGTATTACTTTGAAGGATATTGATGGTGGTGATATGCCTAAATGTGGTATTCGGACTCTTAAATG GATCAAcataaattga